The Psychrilyobacter piezotolerans nucleotide sequence TTCTGAAAGTACAAGAAATCTAATCGATGGATTAGAAGACGGCCTTAAAAATCTTTTTAACTAAAAAGAAGGTGAAATTATGCAGAAAGAAAAAGAAATACAGCAATTAGTAGATAGCTTAGAGGGATATCTGCATCAAAAAGTCAAGGTAGATCTGCATTATTCAGATCTGTCTAAAATTTTTAAGCGTATGAGAAGGCTGGATGAGGAGAGGTTTTCTGAATATATTAAGAGGATGCCGACACATATCTTAGGAGATATCTTAGAAACATTCAACGAGAGGATGCTAAAGGAAAGTTTGCAGATTTTAAGTCTGAAAAAAATGATCGGAACGATTAAGAAGATGGATTCAGATGATGCTACAGACCTTATGCAGGATATAGAGGAGCTGGACGAAGAACTGGCTGCCAGTATTCTGGCCGGATTAGATAACAAGGAACAGGAGGAGATCCAGAGACTGAAAGGTTATGAGGAAGATGAAGCCGGGGCTTATATGCAGATTGAGTTCTTTGCAGCTAATCACAATGAAACAGTCAGGCAAACCATTGAAAATTTGAGGAAATTAAAGTACAGCGAGGAGCTGGAGAATGTAAGCAGTGTTTTTATTTTGGGTGATTACAACAATTTAGTGGCTACAGTGCAGTTAGAAGATATGCTTTTATTTGACTTTGATAAAAGTTTTAAGGAGATAATAAGCAAGCGTCCCGAGAAATACAAACCGAGATACGTAAACGATAAGGAAGATATAGAAAAGGTCGTAATGGATTTTAAAGAATATGATCTGCAGGTTGTGCCTGTAATAGACAGTGATAATTATCTGGTGGGTAGGATAACAGCAGATGATATCTACGATCTATTGCAAGAGATGGCAACGGAGCAGATCTATAATATGGCAGGGGTAGATGAGGAGGCAGAAGGCGAGAAAAGAGCTATAGATATCTCCAGAAAAAGAGGGAAATGGCAGTTTTTAAATATGTGTACGGCTTTCTTTTCAGCTTCTGTTATTGCCCGATACCAGACTACCATAGAAATGCTGCCGGCTCTGGCCGTGCTGATGCCTATAGTTGCCAGTATGGGAGGGAATACAGGTAACCAGGCTCTTACAGTAATGGTAAGACAGATGGCTATGGGTGATGTAGACGATACAAACTGGGATCAGAGTTTCTTTAGGGAGATAATAGTGGCTATTCTAAATGGTCTGATATTTGCAACCCTTGTGGGTCTTGGATCATATGTGTGGTTTAAAAATACCAAGATATCTCTGGTTATGTCCTTTGCTATATTTATGAATTTCACAATAGCAGGGCTTTGCGGGACTTTGATTCCACTATTATTAAAGAAAATGAAGACCGACCCGGCAGTTGGAAGTTCTATACTTTTAACGATGATTACAGATGCTTTGGGTTTCTTAATCTTCCTGGGACTGGCTAACCTTTTTATTTTTTAGATGAAAAGAATGATCCCAATAAAATCTTAAAATGTTTAAAATAGATTTGACAGTTGGAAATTTAATTATACTGGCTGTTATAACAGAACTTTTTTAGGATTAGCACAGAAGTTTATATTAAATTAGTTTTTTTATGTTATAATATGTGTATATTTACTCAATTAAAGACCTACATAACATTAAAAAAAGAGGTGCTGCTATGATTAGAAAAGGACAAAATTTAAATATATTTTTTAGAAAACTTTTAAAAGATTTTAGAGAACAATCAAATCTTACACAAAGGGAAGTTGCAAATTTAATTGGTACAGGTCAGGCCAGTATCTGTAATTTTGAAAATGGAAAAAAGGGAATAACTTTAGATCTTGCTACTAAACTTTTAAATCTCTTTGAAAAAAGATTATTCGTGGTAGATTCTAAAGAAAAAATTGATTCAAAAAGACCACTGAGAGTTTTTTATATTGAAAATATTAAAAATAAATTTTCTTTTGAAAATTTTGATGAATTTAGAAGGTGGTTATTCAAGGATTTTTTAAGTGAATTGATTACACTTCAAGTGGATTCTGGGAAAGTTTTTGATGTGATTAAATTTTATGAGAGAGATTCTAGTGGTGATATTTTCCATGTGGAAGAACCTACTCTCACAGAGGAAGGAGAAGATTTAGTAGTCATTTCTTTGACTAAAAACATAAATAAAAAAAATTAAATTATTTTTTTTCCTTTGGGGATGAAAAAGAAATCCCGCAATAGATTAAAATTCCTGTCAATAAT carries:
- the mgtE gene encoding magnesium transporter — translated: MQKEKEIQQLVDSLEGYLHQKVKVDLHYSDLSKIFKRMRRLDEERFSEYIKRMPTHILGDILETFNERMLKESLQILSLKKMIGTIKKMDSDDATDLMQDIEELDEELAASILAGLDNKEQEEIQRLKGYEEDEAGAYMQIEFFAANHNETVRQTIENLRKLKYSEELENVSSVFILGDYNNLVATVQLEDMLLFDFDKSFKEIISKRPEKYKPRYVNDKEDIEKVVMDFKEYDLQVVPVIDSDNYLVGRITADDIYDLLQEMATEQIYNMAGVDEEAEGEKRAIDISRKRGKWQFLNMCTAFFSASVIARYQTTIEMLPALAVLMPIVASMGGNTGNQALTVMVRQMAMGDVDDTNWDQSFFREIIVAILNGLIFATLVGLGSYVWFKNTKISLVMSFAIFMNFTIAGLCGTLIPLLLKKMKTDPAVGSSILLTMITDALGFLIFLGLANLFIF
- a CDS encoding helix-turn-helix transcriptional regulator — protein: MIRKGQNLNIFFRKLLKDFREQSNLTQREVANLIGTGQASICNFENGKKGITLDLATKLLNLFEKRLFVVDSKEKIDSKRPLRVFYIENIKNKFSFENFDEFRRWLFKDFLSELITLQVDSGKVFDVIKFYERDSSGDIFHVEEPTLTEEGEDLVVISLTKNINKKN